GGGCAGAACCCCTGGGAATTACGGTAGGATTGGCTTTAACTCCCGATCTAGCCATCGATTGGCTAGAAGGACTCTATCGGGGTCTTAGCTCTTGTCTGCAAGTATATCAGACGGCGATCGTTGGTGGCGATGTCTGTCGGGCCACGGAGATTAACATCAGCATCACTGCCCTGGGACAAGTGGCAAAAAATGAAGAAATTAGACGTTTTAACGCAAAAGTTGGCGATAGTATCGTTATTACTGGTTATCACGGTTTATCGCGGGCTGGATTAGAGTTAATCTTTCACCCTGAAACCGGCAGGAATTTAAATTCCGCCCAAAAAAAGCGATTAATCCAAGCTCATCAACGGCCGCGACCGAGACTTGATTGCATACCACATTTACAAAAAATTGTCAAGCAATTTCCCATCGCCGGCATGGATAGCAGTGACGGGTTAGCAGATGCCATCATGCAAATTTGTCGCTGTAGTGGGGTTGGTGCCGAAATCGAGAGGATTCCCCTGCATCCAACCCTGAAAGAATATGTAGGAGCCGAAAAAGCTCTAGAATGGGCTTTATACGGCGGTGAAGATTTTGAGTTAGTTTTGTGTTTGCCTCCGGACAGTGCCAGAGAATTGCTGGAGAAAGTGGGGGAAGAGGGGGCGATAATCGGTCAAATTGTCCGGGGGAAAGAGATAAAATTAGCCGACGGTAGAAACCTCAGTTTAAGCTCTGGATTTCAACATTTTTAGCCTCTATAAATCGCCAAAACCTTTCTTTTTCTTGATTTTCTTCGGTTTTTTCGGGCTGCCACCTTGACCTCGGAACCCCGGTTGATTGCCACCCCCAAACATTCCGCCACCCATCCCGGGCATCCCAGGCATAGCGGGCATTTGTCCCCGTCCCATCTGTTGCATCATCGATCGCATTCTGGTGAAATTAGTAATTAGTTTGTTAACTTCCGTTTCCGGATGTCCCGAACCTTTGGCAATGCGACGACGACGATTAGGAGACTTAGCCAATAAATCGGGGTTAGCGCGTTCCTCCGTGGTCATGGAATTAATCATCGCTTCCGTGCGTTTTAGCTCTTTTTCGCCCTTTTCGATGTCTGTCCCGCTCAGTTTGCCCAGACCGGGTATTAACTTTAAGACTCCCCCCAGGGAACCCATATTTTTTAACAGCCGCATCTGTTTGAGGAAGTCATTAAAATCAAACTTAGCCTCTAAAATCTTGGCCTGCATTTTGGCCGCGTCTTCTAGGTCTAACTGTTCCTGAGCTTTTTCCACTAGCGTCAGGACATCACCCATATTGAGGATGCGACTGGCAAGGCGATCGGGATAAAATGGCTCTAAAGCCTCGACTTTTTCCCCAACCCCAACAAATTTAATCGGTTGTCCCGATATTTGCCGCACTGATAGGGCCGCCCCACCACGAGTATCGCCATCGAGTTTAGTGAGAATTGCCCCCGTGATGCCGATTTGTTGGTGAAAAGTGTTGGTAAGACTGGCCGCTTCCTGACCGGTCATCGCATCCACCACTAATAAAGTGTCGTCGGGGTTGACAATTTTCTTGATTTGTGCTAGTTCGCCCATCATCTGGGTATCTATCTGCAAACGACCGGCGGTGTCGATGATAACGGTATCTACGCCCAATTCTTTGGCTTTTTCCACACCTTGACGGGCGATATCGACGGGATTAGCCTGAGAACCCATCTCGAAGACGGGAACATTTATCTGTTTACCGAGGGTGATTAATTGGTCAATGGCCGCTGGACGGTAAACATCGGTAGCCACCATCAGGCAGCTTTTGGACTGTTTGCGGAGGTATAGGGCTAATTTGGCGGTGGCGGTGGTTTTTCCTGTCCCTTGTAACCCGGCCATTAAAATTACGGTGGGGGGTTTATCGGCCTGGGCTAGGGGAACGTTGCTTTCCCCCATAATTTTGACTAATTCATCATAGACAATTTTGATAAATTGCTGGCCGGGATTGACTCCAGAAATAACTTCAGCGCCAAGGGCTTGTTTCTCGACCTCAGCAATAAATCCCTTAACTACCTGTAGGTTAACATCTGCTTCCAGTAAAGCCCGCCGGACTTCTTTGAGGGTTTCTTGTATATTGGCCGAGGAGATTTTATCTTGACCTCGTAACTTTTTCCATGCGTCTTCTAAGCGATCGGCCAGTGCGTCGAACATAGTTTCGGAATTAAATTTTTAACTAGATCGATTTTATCTCAATGTCGGGCTGAAGACCCCCGTTCTTACCCTGTCAGCTGTTGACTACAGCGTTTCTCGTCAAGCTGAAGTATAAATTAAACCTGGCTTCGGCAAGGTTTTCAGGGGCCAAAACGCACCTCATCTATCGGAGAAATGCTGTAATTTTGTCTT
This Microcystis wesenbergii NRERC-220 DNA region includes the following protein-coding sequences:
- the thiL gene encoding thiamine-phosphate kinase, translated to MNLTVKDLGEQGLLPILQKYCPAEIIGDDGAILSLKEGYSLVVTTDVLVNNVHFSDITTSPEDVGWRAAAANLSDLAAMGAEPLGITVGLALTPDLAIDWLEGLYRGLSSCLQVYQTAIVGGDVCRATEINISITALGQVAKNEEIRRFNAKVGDSIVITGYHGLSRAGLELIFHPETGRNLNSAQKKRLIQAHQRPRPRLDCIPHLQKIVKQFPIAGMDSSDGLADAIMQICRCSGVGAEIERIPLHPTLKEYVGAEKALEWALYGGEDFELVLCLPPDSARELLEKVGEEGAIIGQIVRGKEIKLADGRNLSLSSGFQHF
- the ffh gene encoding signal recognition particle protein — its product is MFDALADRLEDAWKKLRGQDKISSANIQETLKEVRRALLEADVNLQVVKGFIAEVEKQALGAEVISGVNPGQQFIKIVYDELVKIMGESNVPLAQADKPPTVILMAGLQGTGKTTATAKLALYLRKQSKSCLMVATDVYRPAAIDQLITLGKQINVPVFEMGSQANPVDIARQGVEKAKELGVDTVIIDTAGRLQIDTQMMGELAQIKKIVNPDDTLLVVDAMTGQEAASLTNTFHQQIGITGAILTKLDGDTRGGAALSVRQISGQPIKFVGVGEKVEALEPFYPDRLASRILNMGDVLTLVEKAQEQLDLEDAAKMQAKILEAKFDFNDFLKQMRLLKNMGSLGGVLKLIPGLGKLSGTDIEKGEKELKRTEAMINSMTTEERANPDLLAKSPNRRRRIAKGSGHPETEVNKLITNFTRMRSMMQQMGRGQMPAMPGMPGMGGGMFGGGNQPGFRGQGGSPKKPKKIKKKKGFGDL